AGATAACTACACATTCACAACATTCAGCAATAGAAAACTACTTCACTTTTACAATCTTTACGCCTGAATCCCGATTGGGTTCAAGAGCTAGAATGCTTTCTGCACTTCCTTCAAACAAATCGAGCGGATGATGACTGATAACCAGAACCTGAAAGTTCAGCCTTTCGGCAATAGTACTAATCAATTCCATAAAGCGAGGGACCAGATCCGGCCTTAGCCAGCAGTCTTGCTCATCAAGAACCAAAAATGGACGATGCGCTTCAGGATTAAGTCTTGAAAGAGCAATAAGGCGAAGCCCTACAGAAAGGATGTTACAAACAGATCCACCCTGCCCGACCATAATATCTTCTTCTCCGCCCTGATTAAGGATCTGGAAATCGACTTGCAGCTTTTTATCCCTTATGGACGCAACAGCTTTAACCTCTCTATCCTGCCCGAGAATTTCCCGTATGGCATGAGTGAGGTTCGTTTCGAGTTCGCTGAGCAGTTCACCGAACAATGCTGTGGTAAGCTCTTCCATTTTCTTTTCAGCATCAGGAGCGATTTGCAAAAACAGATCAGTTTTCTGTATCTCAGAACGCGTAGCTATCCAGTCATCGACTCTGGACACGGCTTTTGCTGTGATCCTGTCCGCCCTTCGCTCTAAGGATTCAAGAGATGGAATTTCTCCGGCAGAATTCACGAGCTATACCCCTCCGCCGTTCTCAAGCTTCTGCAAGCCCTCAACGATGGAATTGATATGTTCCCTGTATTCTGCAACGAGCCTTGCATTCTCAGCCCGCTTTTCCTCGAGCAATTGCCCGAGCTTCGCGGGATCGGATGTTCCGTACTGTTGCGCGGCTTGCTCTTCCAGCCCAGCAAGCTGTGTGCCTATATTTTTAAGGTTCTGCTCAGTGCGGACTTTATCCTCACGAAGT
This window of the Maridesulfovibrio frigidus DSM 17176 genome carries:
- a CDS encoding AAA family ATPase — translated: MNSAGEIPSLESLERRADRITAKAVSRVDDWIATRSEIQKTDLFLQIAPDAEKKMEELTTALFGELLSELETNLTHAIREILGQDREVKAVASIRDKKLQVDFQILNQGGEEDIMVGQGGSVCNILSVGLRLIALSRLNPEAHRPFLVLDEQDCWLRPDLVPRFMELISTIAERLNFQVLVISHHPLDLFEGSAESILALEPNRDSGVKIVKVK